A genome region from Chengkuizengella sp. SCS-71B includes the following:
- the zwf gene encoding glucose-6-phosphate dehydrogenase has translation MNNNLSSQSGVTFFIFGATGDLAKRKLYPAIYSLFREGKLSEKFAVIGLARRHRSIEEFQNDVYHSIQEFARFDISKDDNWQSFVNHFEYMSLNTNDKDAFNELNQLTESLEQKFNIKGNRLFYLALAPQLFGQVANNLREGGLLQSAGWHRVVIEKPFGYDLKSAEDLNTQIREVFEEEEIYRIDHYLGKEMIQNIEVIRFANAFFEPLWNNKYIANIQITLSETVGVGDRGGYYENSGALRDMAQNHMLQMVAMMAMEPPSRMESEDIRDEKVKVLRSIRSYKDAQEVQESVVRAQYTEGELNNKIVKAYRDEDSVSKTSNTETFFAAELYVDNFRWAGVPFYVRTGKRLPAKATEVVVEFKNIPENVYFAKTNSLEPNLLVFRVNPQEGIYIKFNAKKPGGESMIIPVAMDFCQSCEVGLNTPEAYERLVFDAIRGDSTYFTRWDEVASAWKYIDSISESWLSSDGSDLQYYEAGTWGPQGMKELLEKKGFKWWPVHGQEEAEVTWVQVKSEK, from the coding sequence ATGAATAATAATTTAAGCAGTCAATCAGGTGTTACGTTTTTTATTTTTGGAGCAACTGGGGATTTGGCAAAACGTAAGTTGTATCCAGCAATTTATAGTTTATTTAGAGAAGGAAAGCTGTCTGAAAAGTTTGCAGTGATTGGATTAGCCAGAAGACATCGTTCTATTGAAGAATTTCAAAATGACGTATATCATTCAATTCAAGAGTTTGCTCGATTTGATATATCAAAGGATGATAACTGGCAAAGTTTTGTAAATCATTTTGAATATATGTCACTAAACACTAATGACAAAGATGCTTTTAATGAGTTAAATCAATTAACAGAATCTTTAGAACAAAAATTTAATATTAAAGGTAATCGTTTATTTTATTTAGCTCTAGCACCTCAACTCTTTGGGCAGGTCGCAAATAACTTAAGGGAAGGTGGACTTCTTCAAAGTGCTGGATGGCATCGAGTGGTGATTGAAAAACCATTTGGGTATGACTTGAAATCTGCTGAGGATTTAAATACACAAATAAGAGAAGTGTTTGAAGAGGAAGAAATATATCGAATCGATCACTATCTTGGGAAGGAAATGATTCAAAACATAGAAGTTATTCGTTTCGCAAATGCGTTTTTTGAACCATTATGGAACAATAAGTACATAGCAAATATCCAGATTACATTAAGTGAAACGGTCGGTGTAGGTGATCGTGGTGGGTATTATGAGAATTCAGGTGCATTAAGAGATATGGCACAAAATCATATGCTGCAAATGGTAGCAATGATGGCTATGGAACCGCCAAGCAGAATGGAATCTGAAGATATAAGAGATGAAAAAGTGAAAGTATTACGTTCCATTCGATCATATAAAGATGCTCAAGAAGTACAAGAAAGTGTCGTAAGAGCACAATATACTGAGGGTGAATTAAATAATAAAATAGTGAAAGCTTACCGGGATGAAGATTCTGTTTCCAAAACCTCAAATACAGAAACCTTTTTTGCAGCGGAATTGTACGTAGATAATTTTCGTTGGGCAGGCGTTCCATTTTATGTTCGTACAGGTAAAAGATTACCGGCTAAAGCGACAGAAGTTGTTGTGGAATTTAAAAATATTCCAGAAAACGTGTATTTCGCAAAAACGAACTCATTAGAGCCAAACTTGTTAGTATTCCGTGTCAATCCTCAGGAAGGTATTTATATTAAATTTAATGCTAAAAAACCAGGTGGAGAATCCATGATTATTCCAGTAGCTATGGATTTTTGCCAAAGCTGTGAAGTGGGGTTGAATACACCTGAAGCCTATGAAAGATTAGTGTTTGATGCGATTCGCGGAGATTCAACTTATTTTACTCGTTGGGATGAAGTAGCATCTGCATGGAAATACATTGATTCTATCTCAGAATCTTGGTTATCATCTGATGGAAGTGATCTGCAGTATTATGAAGCGGGTACATGGGGACCACAAGGAATGAAAGAACTATTAGAGAAAAAAGGCTTTAAGTGGTGGCCAGTGCATGGACAAGAAGAAGCTGAAGTTACATGGGTTCAGGTTAAAAGTGAAAAATAG
- a CDS encoding response regulator transcription factor, translating to MSIPIKVLIVDDHEMVRIGLSAVLSTEEDIEIIGEASNGEEGIRLAQNYDPDVVLMDLVMEEMDGIETTKKLLKLKPECKVIVLTSYLDDEKVYPVIEAGAFSYLLKTSRATEIAQAIRSAMNGHPILESQVASKIMNRFRKTQQEKAPHEELTEREMEVLRLIAKGKSNQDVADELYIGVKTVKFHVTNILAKLGVEDRTQAAIYAFKHSLAE from the coding sequence ATGTCCATTCCAATTAAGGTTTTAATTGTAGATGACCACGAAATGGTTAGAATTGGCCTCTCAGCTGTTTTAAGTACAGAGGAAGATATTGAGATTATAGGTGAGGCAAGTAATGGGGAGGAGGGAATCAGGCTCGCGCAAAATTATGATCCTGATGTTGTATTGATGGATCTGGTAATGGAAGAAATGGACGGAATAGAAACAACAAAAAAACTATTAAAACTTAAACCCGAATGTAAAGTAATTGTACTTACCAGTTATTTAGATGATGAAAAGGTTTACCCAGTAATTGAAGCGGGAGCCTTTAGTTACTTATTGAAAACCTCTCGTGCAACTGAAATTGCTCAAGCCATTCGTTCAGCTATGAATGGTCATCCTATTCTTGAATCCCAAGTGGCATCAAAGATTATGAACCGCTTTAGAAAAACACAACAAGAAAAAGCACCTCATGAAGAATTAACCGAACGTGAAATGGAAGTATTAAGACTCATAGCAAAAGGTAAGTCAAATCAAGATGTTGCTGATGAACTTTATATCGGTGTAAAGACAGTTAAATTCCATGTGACGAATATATTAGCAAAGCTTGGAGTTGAAGATAGAACTCAAGCTGCGATTTATGCTTTTAAACATAGTTTAGCAGAGTAA
- a CDS encoding sensor histidine kinase, whose protein sequence is MRRNKKKLTNMIWRNMGESIIASVLIFLIVIYFLETNEYLNRIEPWLMVKHSLTLFVIVLVVGALFGFLQSNKIKKRLDRLHDSMLLLEKGNLPKDIPSLGEDEIGRLADQLSEIRTKWEDQITSLQRLSTNNAQLAEKARFSAVTEERQRLARELHDAVSQQLFAISMTATAVGRTLNIDFEKAKRQVSLIEEMASVAQSEMRALLLHLRPVHLEGKRLSQGLHELLHELNSKVPIHITLDMDDNLELTKGVEDHIFRIIQEALSNTLRHSKASEMEIKCSYNGSIVRLMIQDNGVGFDMNVQKHASYGIVSMKERINEIGGSIQFITAPGKGTRIEIRIPVVNERKGEQDVHSN, encoded by the coding sequence ATGCGACGCAATAAAAAAAAGCTAACAAATATGATATGGAGAAACATGGGGGAATCTATAATTGCTTCTGTACTTATTTTTCTCATCGTTATATATTTTTTAGAAACCAATGAATATTTAAATCGTATTGAGCCATGGTTAATGGTTAAGCATAGTCTCACCCTCTTTGTTATTGTTCTTGTCGTTGGTGCGTTGTTTGGTTTTTTACAAAGCAATAAAATTAAAAAAAGGTTAGATCGTTTACATGATTCAATGCTTTTGTTAGAGAAAGGAAATTTACCAAAAGATATTCCTTCATTAGGTGAAGATGAAATAGGTAGATTAGCAGATCAATTAAGCGAAATTAGAACAAAGTGGGAGGATCAAATTACCTCACTGCAAAGATTATCAACAAATAATGCACAACTTGCAGAAAAGGCTCGTTTTTCTGCTGTTACTGAGGAACGTCAAAGATTAGCTCGTGAATTACATGATGCAGTCAGCCAACAGCTATTTGCCATTTCTATGACAGCAACAGCAGTAGGAAGGACATTGAATATAGATTTTGAGAAAGCAAAAAGGCAAGTATCACTCATAGAAGAGATGGCATCTGTAGCTCAATCTGAAATGAGAGCTCTTTTGTTGCACTTACGCCCTGTTCACTTGGAAGGAAAAAGATTGTCACAAGGACTACATGAGTTGTTACATGAGTTGAACTCTAAGGTTCCTATACATATTACGTTAGATATGGATGACAATCTCGAACTCACTAAAGGTGTAGAGGATCATATTTTTAGAATCATTCAAGAAGCTTTATCCAATACATTACGACATTCTAAAGCATCTGAGATGGAAATTAAGTGTTCTTATAATGGAAGTATTGTTCGTTTAATGATTCAGGATAATGGTGTAGGTTTTGACATGAATGTTCAAAAGCATGCATCTTATGGTATTGTCTCCATGAAAGAACGAATTAATGAAATCGGCGGATCTATTCAGTTTATTACCGCACCTGGGAAAGGAACAAGAATTGAAATACGTATTCCTGTTGTGAACGAAAGAAAGGGTGAGCAAGATGTCCATTCCAATTAA
- the liaF gene encoding cell wall-active antibiotics response protein LiaF: MKERSNRNTALVLIFAGLYLLFGNLIGFLTVAALILIWFGAKRVRIGEKNKGYLLVVVGIIILISNHVMFVVGLVLIAFGYFYMKSDKQKLDEPFMQKQNIVQSIKWDKKQWTLKNMMIRSVVGEIKMDVSHALIEEKESKVVMQGIVGDIDIIVPDHIGVMLESTITIGEIGLNWEKEAGIMNKCTWTSPNYATSDVKIHFVVSYIIGDINIKII; encoded by the coding sequence ATGAAGGAGCGGAGTAACCGTAATACTGCTTTAGTTTTGATATTTGCTGGGCTATATTTATTGTTTGGTAATTTGATTGGCTTTTTAACTGTTGCTGCCCTAATATTGATATGGTTTGGTGCGAAACGTGTCCGTATAGGAGAAAAGAATAAAGGCTACCTCTTAGTTGTTGTTGGAATTATTATATTGATTAGTAATCATGTCATGTTTGTTGTTGGTTTAGTTTTAATTGCTTTTGGATATTTTTATATGAAATCTGATAAGCAGAAATTAGATGAACCATTTATGCAGAAACAAAACATAGTACAAAGTATTAAGTGGGATAAGAAACAATGGACTTTGAAAAATATGATGATTCGTTCTGTTGTAGGAGAAATCAAAATGGATGTTTCACATGCACTTATAGAGGAAAAAGAATCAAAAGTTGTTATGCAAGGTATCGTGGGTGACATTGATATTATTGTCCCTGATCATATTGGTGTTATGCTTGAATCAACTATTACAATTGGAGAGATTGGGTTAAACTGGGAAAAAGAAGCGGGGATCATGAATAAATGTACATGGACTTCCCCAAATTATGCTACTTCTGATGTGAAAATCCACTTTGTTGTATCTTATATTATAGGAGATATAAATATAAAGATCATCTAG
- a CDS encoding PspA/IM30 family protein, with translation MGVFKRISDMTKASLHEVLDKIEDPIVMLNQYLRDMEEEIAKAEVTVAKQLANERMLKQRIDEMVGNSKSKELKASEVLKNGQDDEAKAILEQKIQLDEKIEELTKMHLISKSQADELKDQLHEMKEEFYKMRNKRNELASRSQLADTKKQMSQLTDHQQIDRGNAASGFRRVEEKIVQKEIESQVFSSQEFTKTNITNMNPANKEKLEAEFKALKDKAAKTK, from the coding sequence ATGGGAGTTTTTAAAAGAATTTCAGATATGACAAAAGCATCTTTGCATGAGGTATTAGATAAAATTGAGGATCCGATTGTGATGTTAAATCAATACTTAAGAGATATGGAAGAAGAAATTGCAAAAGCCGAAGTGACTGTAGCTAAACAATTAGCAAATGAACGCATGCTAAAACAAAGAATAGATGAAATGGTGGGCAATAGTAAAAGTAAGGAATTGAAAGCATCAGAGGTTTTGAAAAACGGTCAGGATGATGAAGCGAAGGCAATACTTGAACAAAAAATACAACTAGATGAAAAAATTGAAGAGCTTACTAAAATGCATTTAATTTCAAAATCTCAAGCTGATGAATTGAAAGATCAGCTGCATGAAATGAAAGAAGAATTTTATAAAATGCGTAACAAACGCAATGAGTTAGCTTCAAGATCTCAGCTAGCAGATACTAAGAAACAAATGTCCCAATTAACAGATCATCAACAAATTGATCGTGGCAATGCTGCATCTGGGTTTAGAAGAGTAGAAGAAAAAATTGTTCAAAAAGAAATAGAGTCACAAGTATTTAGCAGTCAGGAATTTACAAAAACTAATATCACAAACATGAATCCTGCAAATAAAGAAAAGCTAGAAGCTGAATTTAAAGCCTTAAAAGATAAAGCTGCAAAAACAAAATAA
- a CDS encoding PspC domain-containing protein, translating into MANLYRSQTDKKLTGLCGGLAEYLNVDANLLRVILIITAVFTGGTVILLYVLISLVIPKESVLQPSFQNQYTANNHSNVEQKSQTQTTTTYDSGSKIDDMMKDIEKKAMQQEIEELKSKLAKYEKGEKNNGSF; encoded by the coding sequence CAGGTCTTTGCGGTGGTTTAGCTGAGTACTTAAATGTGGATGCAAATTTATTAAGAGTTATATTAATTATAACTGCGGTTTTTACCGGCGGCACAGTGATCCTGCTTTATGTTCTTATCAGTTTAGTCATCCCGAAGGAATCTGTACTGCAACCTTCATTTCAAAATCAATATACAGCTAATAATCATTCAAATGTTGAACAGAAATCTCAAACTCAAACAACAACCACTTATGACAGTGGTTCTAAAATAGATGACATGATGAAAGACATTGAAAAAAAAGCAATGCAGCAAGAAATAGAAGAATTAAAATCAAAATTAGCTAAATATGAGAAAGGGGAAAAAAATAATGGGAGTTTTTAA